The following are from one region of the Georgenia sp. M64 genome:
- a CDS encoding NAD+ synthase, which translates to MAELRIALAQVNSAVGDLDANASAVRAVTARAVAAGADVVLLPEMVLTGYPVEDLALRGSFQRAAAARLETLAAELAADGLGTTAVVLGSLGTARAERPTNVAAVLRGGAVEAVYTKHHLPNYGVFDEYRIFAPGDPDDVVVVEAGGQRLGVAICEDIWVDGGPVAAMADDGLDALLVLNGSPYEFGKGAVRRRLTRDRARQLGCPVLYVNLVGGQDDLVFDGHSFVVDAAGDLVAASPGFVEDLLLVALPGDGAAPTTPAGYALPPERSDIAQMYEAIVLGLRDYVRKNGFEKVVLGLSGGIDSALVAAVAADAIGGENVVGISMPSRYSSDHSRDDAADLARRIGADYRVRPIGPMVEAFLAEMDITGVAEENLQARVRAVVLMAVSNSEGPLLLATGNKSELAVGYSTVYGDAAGGYAPLKDVLKTHVWELARWRNEAAAAADEEPPIPWSSIEKAPSAELRPDQKDSDSLPDYDLLDNVLEGYVERSLGREELLDSGFDPETVELVLRLVDRAEWKRRQYPLGPKVTAVAFGRDRRLPVTNRWRERL; encoded by the coding sequence ATGGCTGAACTGCGCATCGCCCTCGCCCAGGTCAACAGCGCCGTCGGCGACCTCGACGCCAACGCCTCCGCCGTGCGTGCCGTGACCGCCCGCGCCGTCGCGGCCGGGGCCGACGTCGTGCTCCTGCCCGAGATGGTCCTGACCGGCTACCCCGTCGAGGACCTCGCCCTGCGCGGGTCGTTCCAGCGCGCCGCGGCCGCGCGCCTGGAGACCCTGGCCGCCGAGCTCGCCGCGGACGGCCTGGGCACCACCGCCGTCGTGCTGGGCTCGCTGGGCACCGCCCGGGCCGAGCGGCCCACCAACGTCGCCGCGGTCCTGCGCGGCGGCGCCGTCGAGGCGGTCTACACCAAGCACCACCTGCCCAACTACGGCGTGTTCGACGAGTACCGGATCTTCGCCCCGGGCGACCCGGACGACGTCGTGGTCGTCGAGGCCGGCGGGCAGCGGCTCGGTGTGGCGATCTGCGAGGACATCTGGGTCGACGGCGGGCCGGTCGCCGCGATGGCCGACGACGGTCTCGACGCCCTCCTGGTCCTCAACGGCTCGCCGTACGAGTTCGGCAAGGGTGCCGTGCGGCGGCGTCTCACCCGTGACCGGGCGCGGCAGCTCGGCTGCCCGGTCCTCTACGTCAACCTCGTCGGCGGCCAGGACGACCTCGTCTTCGACGGCCACAGCTTTGTCGTCGACGCCGCCGGGGACCTCGTCGCGGCGTCCCCGGGCTTCGTCGAGGACCTCCTGCTGGTGGCGCTGCCCGGGGACGGCGCGGCCCCCACCACCCCGGCCGGGTACGCCCTGCCCCCGGAGCGGTCGGACATCGCCCAGATGTACGAGGCCATCGTCCTGGGTCTGCGCGACTACGTGCGCAAGAACGGCTTCGAGAAGGTCGTGCTGGGTCTGTCCGGCGGCATCGACTCGGCCCTCGTCGCCGCCGTGGCCGCCGACGCGATCGGTGGGGAGAACGTCGTGGGGATCTCGATGCCCTCGCGGTACTCCTCGGACCACTCGCGCGACGACGCCGCCGACCTCGCCCGCCGCATCGGCGCCGACTACCGGGTGCGCCCCATCGGCCCGATGGTCGAGGCCTTCCTCGCCGAGATGGACATCACCGGGGTCGCGGAGGAGAACCTCCAGGCGCGGGTGCGCGCCGTCGTCCTCATGGCCGTGTCGAACTCCGAGGGACCGCTGCTCCTGGCGACCGGGAACAAGAGCGAGCTCGCTGTCGGGTACTCCACCGTCTACGGCGACGCCGCGGGCGGGTACGCGCCGCTCAAGGACGTCCTCAAGACCCACGTGTGGGAGCTGGCCCGCTGGCGCAACGAGGCCGCCGCGGCCGCCGACGAGGAGCCGCCGATCCCGTGGAGCTCGATCGAGAAGGCTCCCTCGGCCGAGCTGCGCCCGGACCAGAAGGACTCCGACTCCCTGCCGGACTACGACCTGCTCGACAACGTCCTCGAGGGCTACGTCGAGCGCAGCCTCGGCCGGGAGGAGCTGCTCGACTCCGGGTTCGACCCCGAGACCGTCGAGCTCGTCCTGCGGCTCGTGGACCGCGCGGAGTGGAAGCGCCGCCAGTACCCCCTCGGCCCCAAGGTCACCGCGGTCGCGTTCGGCCGTGACCGGCGCCTGCCCGTGACCAACCGCTGGCGCGAGCGGCTCTGA
- the glnA gene encoding type I glutamate--ammonia ligase codes for MDRQQEYVLRSIEERDIRFIRLWFTDVLGVLKSVAIAPAELEGAFAEGIGFDGSSIEGLTRVYEADMLAKPDPATFQVLPWRGEENGVARMFCDILTPAGEPARSDPRGVLRRAMDKAAEKGFTFYTHPEIEFYLFQNSSPEDGLVPIDRGGYFDHVARGTAHDFRRDAITTLESMGISVEFSHHEAGPGQNEIDLRYADALSTADNIQTFRTVIKEVALQQDVLATFMPKPLVDAPGSGMHTHLSLFEGEHNAFYDPAGQYQLSDTGRAFIAGLLRHAAEITAVCNQHVNSYKRLWGGGEAPSYVCWGHNNRSALVRVPMYKPDKGGSARVEYRALDSAANPYLAFAVLLNAGLKGIEEGYELPEGADDDVWAMSRAERKALGIRSLPNSLREAVEIMETSELVAETLGEDTFEFFLRNKRTEWEEYRAQVTAYELQRFIPAL; via the coding sequence ATGGACAGGCAGCAGGAGTACGTGCTCAGGTCGATCGAGGAGCGCGACATCCGGTTCATCCGGCTGTGGTTCACCGACGTCCTGGGCGTGCTGAAGTCCGTGGCCATCGCGCCGGCCGAGCTCGAGGGGGCCTTCGCGGAGGGCATCGGGTTCGACGGTTCCTCCATCGAGGGCCTGACCCGGGTCTACGAGGCGGACATGCTCGCCAAGCCGGACCCGGCCACCTTCCAGGTGCTGCCCTGGCGCGGTGAGGAGAACGGCGTGGCCCGGATGTTCTGCGACATCCTCACCCCGGCGGGCGAGCCGGCCCGGTCCGACCCGCGCGGGGTGCTGCGCCGCGCGATGGACAAGGCGGCCGAGAAGGGCTTCACCTTCTACACCCACCCCGAGATCGAGTTCTACCTCTTCCAGAACTCCTCGCCGGAGGACGGGCTGGTGCCCATCGACCGTGGCGGGTACTTCGACCACGTCGCGCGCGGCACCGCCCACGACTTCCGCCGTGACGCGATCACCACGCTCGAGTCGATGGGGATCTCCGTGGAGTTCTCCCACCACGAGGCCGGCCCGGGCCAGAACGAGATCGACCTGCGCTACGCCGACGCGCTGAGCACGGCCGACAACATCCAGACCTTCCGCACCGTCATCAAGGAGGTCGCCCTCCAGCAGGACGTGCTGGCGACGTTCATGCCCAAGCCGCTGGTGGACGCCCCCGGCTCCGGCATGCACACCCACCTGTCCCTGTTCGAGGGTGAGCACAACGCCTTCTACGACCCCGCCGGGCAGTACCAGCTCTCCGACACCGGCCGGGCGTTCATCGCCGGCCTGCTGCGGCACGCCGCGGAGATCACCGCCGTGTGCAACCAGCACGTCAACTCCTACAAGCGCCTGTGGGGCGGCGGCGAGGCCCCCAGCTACGTGTGCTGGGGCCACAACAACCGCTCCGCGCTCGTGCGGGTGCCCATGTACAAGCCCGACAAGGGCGGCTCGGCGCGGGTGGAGTACCGGGCGCTGGACTCCGCGGCCAACCCCTACCTCGCCTTCGCGGTGCTGCTCAACGCCGGCCTCAAGGGCATCGAGGAGGGCTACGAGCTGCCCGAGGGCGCCGACGACGACGTCTGGGCGATGAGCCGGGCCGAGCGCAAGGCGCTGGGGATCAGGTCGTTGCCGAACTCGCTGCGCGAGGCCGTGGAGATCATGGAGACCTCCGAGCTCGTCGCCGAGACGCTCGGTGAGGACACATTCGAGTTCTTCCTGCGCAACAAGCGCACGGAGTGGGAGGAGTACCGGGCCCAGGTGACGGCGTACGAGCTGCAGCGCTTCATCCCCGCCCTGTGA
- a CDS encoding DUF3052 domain-containing protein, whose protein sequence is MSGSAGAGAGFGFTTGQVIQEWGYDEDVSLEVREAIEVATGTELVDEDYGDVCDGSLIWWREEDAEVEDLTDLLVDAQANLDDGGLIWVLTPKPGRPGHVRPADVEDAARTAGMHATSAVSAAPTWSGIRIAARSRGR, encoded by the coding sequence GTGTCAGGGAGCGCGGGTGCGGGGGCCGGTTTCGGCTTCACCACCGGGCAGGTCATCCAGGAGTGGGGCTACGACGAGGACGTCTCGCTCGAGGTGCGCGAGGCCATCGAGGTGGCCACGGGCACCGAGCTGGTGGACGAGGACTACGGCGACGTGTGCGACGGCTCCCTCATCTGGTGGCGCGAGGAGGACGCCGAGGTGGAGGACCTCACGGACCTGCTCGTCGACGCCCAGGCCAACCTCGACGACGGCGGTCTCATCTGGGTCCTCACGCCCAAGCCGGGCCGGCCGGGCCACGTGCGGCCCGCCGACGTCGAGGACGCCGCGCGCACGGCGGGGATGCACGCCACGTCCGCCGTCTCCGCGGCGCCCACGTGGTCGGGCATCCGCATCGCCGCGCGCAGCCGCGGCCGCTGA
- a CDS encoding SPOR domain-containing protein, with amino-acid sequence MSEQPEFYYDLATGEVQEGKVAGWTSRMGPYPSAEAARHAMDTVRSRNEEWEEDDAAWKGEPGADPSVEGTTDGSEGGTTGAGGSAQLS; translated from the coding sequence ATGAGCGAGCAGCCCGAGTTCTACTACGACCTCGCCACGGGCGAGGTCCAGGAGGGGAAGGTCGCGGGCTGGACCTCCCGGATGGGCCCGTACCCGTCGGCGGAGGCCGCGCGGCACGCCATGGACACGGTGCGCTCGCGCAACGAGGAGTGGGAGGAGGACGACGCCGCCTGGAAGGGGGAGCCCGGCGCCGACCCGTCCGTCGAGGGGACGACGGACGGGTCAGAGGGCGGCACGACAGGCGCCGGCGGGTCCGCTCAGCTCTCGTAG
- a CDS encoding ROK family protein gives MSDLIGFGIDIGGSGIKGAPVDLTTGELVGDRLRIPTPNPSKPAAVAATVAELVASFDVPDTTPIGLTFPAPIKHGVVGFIANLHKSWKGVDVPVLMTEAIGRQVIAVNDADAAGIAEVVYGAAKGVPGVVLVTTLGTGIGSALIVDGTLVPNTELGHLEIDGHDAEHRAASSAREAEGLSWGEWAERLQRFYETVEMLFSPDLLVVGGGVSKKHDKFLPLLTTKAPIVPAALRNTAGIVGAAQLAAHGYR, from the coding sequence ATGAGCGACCTCATCGGATTCGGCATCGACATCGGCGGCTCGGGCATCAAGGGCGCCCCGGTCGACCTCACCACCGGTGAGCTCGTCGGCGACCGGCTGCGCATACCCACCCCGAACCCGTCCAAGCCGGCCGCCGTCGCGGCCACGGTGGCCGAGCTCGTCGCCTCCTTCGACGTGCCGGACACGACCCCGATCGGGCTGACCTTCCCCGCCCCGATCAAGCACGGCGTCGTGGGGTTCATCGCCAACCTCCACAAGTCCTGGAAGGGCGTGGACGTCCCGGTCCTCATGACCGAGGCCATCGGCCGTCAGGTCATCGCGGTCAACGACGCCGACGCCGCCGGCATCGCCGAGGTCGTCTACGGCGCCGCGAAGGGCGTGCCCGGTGTCGTCCTGGTCACGACGCTCGGCACCGGGATCGGCTCCGCGCTCATCGTCGACGGCACGCTCGTACCCAACACCGAGCTCGGCCACCTCGAGATCGACGGCCACGACGCCGAGCACCGCGCGGCCTCCTCCGCGCGCGAGGCGGAGGGGCTGTCGTGGGGCGAGTGGGCCGAGCGCCTCCAGCGGTTCTACGAGACGGTCGAGATGCTCTTCTCCCCCGACCTCCTCGTCGTCGGCGGCGGGGTGAGCAAGAAGCACGACAAGTTCCTCCCCCTGCTGACGACGAAGGCACCGATCGTCCCCGCGGCGCTGCGCAACACCGCCGGGATCGTCGGCGCCGCGCAGCTCGCCGCCCACGGCTACCGCTGA
- a CDS encoding Nif3-like dinuclear metal center hexameric protein — protein MPLTVADVVAVLEEHYPPRTAQDWDAVGLVAGDPAAAVTSVVLAVDPTEEVVAEALDHGADLLVTHHPLYLRGTSSVAASDPKGRVVHRLVTGGCALYAAHTNADAAADGVSQALADLLGLTGTAPVEPLDAELDTLTTFVPRDHTAAVLDALAAAGAGRLGDYERAAFHSPGTGTFRPLPGAHPAVGQVGAVAEVAEDRLEMVLPRERRAAVLTALRQAHPYEEPAHSLVAQAPVPAATGTGRIGRLPEAMTLRAFAELVARVLPATAQGIRVGGDLDAEVRTVAVCGGSGDSLLGRVRSLGADVYLTADLRHHPASEHLAGGRPFLVDATHWASEWPWLPRAAEVLRAAALARGARLDLHVSTLVTDPWAVHLPQTPSGAASPHEGASS, from the coding sequence ATGCCGCTGACCGTCGCCGACGTCGTCGCCGTCCTCGAGGAGCACTACCCCCCGCGCACGGCGCAGGACTGGGACGCCGTCGGGCTCGTCGCGGGCGACCCGGCCGCCGCGGTCACCTCCGTGGTCCTGGCGGTCGACCCCACCGAGGAGGTCGTCGCCGAGGCGCTCGACCACGGCGCCGACCTGCTGGTGACCCACCACCCGCTCTACCTGCGCGGGACGTCCTCCGTCGCGGCGAGCGACCCCAAGGGTCGGGTCGTCCACCGCCTGGTCACCGGCGGGTGCGCCCTCTACGCCGCGCACACCAACGCCGACGCCGCCGCCGACGGCGTCTCGCAGGCCCTGGCGGACCTGCTGGGGCTCACCGGCACCGCGCCGGTGGAGCCGCTGGACGCTGAGCTGGACACGCTGACGACCTTCGTGCCCCGGGACCACACGGCCGCCGTCCTCGACGCGCTCGCCGCGGCCGGCGCGGGCCGGCTGGGGGACTACGAGCGTGCCGCCTTCCACTCGCCCGGGACCGGGACGTTCCGGCCCCTGCCGGGGGCCCACCCCGCGGTCGGGCAGGTCGGCGCCGTCGCGGAGGTCGCCGAGGACCGGCTGGAGATGGTGCTCCCGCGCGAGCGGCGCGCCGCCGTCCTGACGGCGCTGCGGCAGGCGCACCCCTACGAGGAGCCCGCCCACAGCCTCGTCGCGCAGGCCCCCGTCCCTGCCGCCACGGGCACCGGCCGCATCGGGCGGCTGCCCGAGGCGATGACCCTCCGGGCGTTCGCCGAGCTCGTCGCCCGGGTCCTGCCCGCCACCGCGCAGGGCATCCGCGTGGGCGGGGACCTCGACGCCGAGGTCCGCACCGTCGCGGTCTGCGGCGGGTCGGGGGACTCCCTCCTCGGACGGGTGCGCTCCCTCGGCGCCGACGTCTACCTCACCGCCGACCTGCGCCACCACCCCGCCTCGGAGCACCTCGCGGGCGGGCGCCCCTTCCTCGTCGACGCCACCCACTGGGCGAGCGAGTGGCCCTGGCTGCCGCGCGCGGCCGAGGTGCTCCGCGCCGCCGCGCTCGCCCGCGGCGCTAGGTTGGACCTGCACGTGTCCACCCTCGTCACCGACCCGTGGGCGGTGCACCTCCCGCAGACACCGAGCGGCGCCGCGTCGCCGCACGAAGGAGCCTCCTCGTGA
- a CDS encoding bifunctional RNase H/acid phosphatase: MTEQDGLFDLGEGLPADGRAAHGPAADGPPAGGPPSGRADLDAAPASGRLLVVETDGGSRGNPGPAGYGAVVRDGRTGALLAERADYLGVVSNNVAEYTAVVEGLRAAAGIDPGAEVEVRADSRLVVEQMSGRWKIRHADMRDLAARARAVLPPHRVRYTWVPRAQNGAADALANTAMDTRAAVRRDHDDAGTDLPGRGPAAAGSGAPAPDGAGEVLPGGVGTDADDTSAADANAPRASGTPLPRAVGSPVTVVLVRHGVTALTESGHYSGGDTPGPPLSPLGREQAARAGALVSRLGADLWADLPVPSVLVPSPMVRTRETADALGAALGLIPAEPDDRFAECRFGEWDGLSVEQIESGWPGELLRWATEADHRPPGGESLRDVGARVARGLRALAAAHTGETVVVAAHTVVVRAAVGLVGRVAADHWSAVRIPPASVTVVRVWPQVDAAGRLVGDLTVVGCPSEVVVPAEVDPVSPSRRG, from the coding sequence GTGACCGAGCAGGACGGGCTCTTCGACCTCGGCGAGGGCCTCCCGGCGGACGGCCGTGCGGCGCACGGACCTGCCGCGGACGGACCGCCCGCGGGCGGCCCGCCCTCCGGCCGGGCGGACCTCGACGCCGCGCCCGCGAGCGGGCGTCTCCTCGTCGTCGAGACCGACGGCGGGTCCCGGGGCAACCCCGGCCCCGCCGGGTACGGCGCGGTCGTGCGCGACGGGCGCACCGGTGCCCTCCTGGCCGAGCGGGCGGACTACCTCGGCGTCGTGTCGAACAACGTCGCCGAGTACACGGCGGTGGTCGAGGGCCTGCGCGCGGCGGCGGGCATCGACCCCGGCGCGGAGGTCGAGGTGCGAGCGGACTCCCGGCTCGTGGTCGAGCAGATGAGCGGCCGGTGGAAGATCAGGCACGCCGACATGCGCGACCTCGCCGCCCGGGCCCGGGCGGTCCTGCCCCCGCACCGGGTCCGGTACACGTGGGTGCCGAGGGCCCAGAACGGTGCTGCCGACGCCCTGGCCAACACCGCCATGGACACCCGGGCCGCGGTCCGACGGGACCACGACGACGCCGGCACGGACCTCCCCGGTCGCGGACCGGCTGCCGCGGGGTCCGGTGCACCGGCGCCCGACGGCGCCGGCGAGGTGCTGCCGGGCGGGGTCGGCACTGACGCCGACGACACCTCCGCCGCGGACGCCAACGCCCCCCGCGCCTCCGGGACGCCCCTGCCGCGGGCGGTCGGGTCCCCGGTCACGGTCGTCCTCGTGCGCCACGGCGTGACCGCGCTGACCGAGAGCGGGCACTACTCCGGCGGGGACACGCCCGGCCCGCCGCTGAGCCCGCTCGGACGGGAGCAGGCCGCCCGCGCGGGCGCCCTCGTCAGCCGGCTCGGGGCGGACCTCTGGGCGGACCTGCCTGTGCCGTCCGTGCTGGTGCCCTCGCCCATGGTGCGCACCCGGGAGACGGCCGACGCCCTCGGGGCGGCGCTGGGGCTCATCCCGGCCGAGCCCGACGACCGGTTCGCCGAGTGCCGGTTCGGCGAGTGGGACGGGCTGTCCGTCGAGCAGATCGAGAGCGGCTGGCCCGGTGAGCTCCTGCGGTGGGCCACCGAGGCGGACCACCGCCCCCCGGGTGGGGAGTCCCTGCGCGACGTCGGGGCGCGGGTGGCGCGGGGCCTGCGCGCCCTCGCCGCCGCGCACACCGGCGAGACGGTGGTCGTCGCCGCGCACACCGTCGTCGTCCGGGCCGCCGTCGGGCTCGTCGGCCGGGTGGCCGCCGACCACTGGTCCGCGGTGCGGATCCCGCCCGCCTCGGTGACGGTCGTGCGCGTGTGGCCCCAGGTCGACGCGGCGGGCCGCCTCGTCGGCGACCTCACCGTCGTCGGGTGCCCCTCGGAGGTCGTCGTGCCCGCGGAGGTCGATCCGGTCAGTCCTTCTCGACGAGGGTGA
- the panB gene encoding 3-methyl-2-oxobutanoate hydroxymethyltransferase: protein MSTPAPETPRRFRVHHLRQAKERGEPLTMLTAYDAVTARVFDEAGVDLLLVGDSVGDNMLAHDSTIPVTVDEMVVATRAVARVTRRAMVVADLPFGSYEASPAQCHATAVRLVKEAGAHAVKFEGGTHLAGHVELLTRSGIPVVGHLGFTPQSENILGGKRVQGRGEEAADRLVADALALADAGAVAVVLEMVPAPVADRVTEVLPVPTIGIGAGNGCDGQVLVWTDMAGMGSWSPRFARRYAELGAALGAATRQYVTEVRTRAFPGPEHTYES from the coding sequence ATGAGCACCCCCGCACCCGAGACACCCCGCCGGTTCCGGGTCCACCACCTGCGCCAGGCCAAGGAGCGCGGCGAACCCCTGACGATGCTCACCGCCTACGACGCCGTCACCGCCCGGGTCTTCGACGAGGCGGGCGTCGACCTGCTCCTCGTCGGGGACTCCGTCGGCGACAACATGCTCGCCCACGACTCCACGATCCCGGTGACGGTCGACGAGATGGTCGTCGCCACCCGGGCGGTCGCGCGCGTGACCCGCCGGGCGATGGTCGTGGCGGACCTGCCCTTCGGCTCCTACGAGGCATCCCCCGCCCAGTGCCACGCCACCGCCGTGCGGCTGGTCAAGGAGGCCGGCGCCCACGCGGTGAAGTTCGAGGGCGGGACGCACCTGGCCGGCCACGTCGAGCTCCTCACCCGGTCGGGGATCCCCGTGGTGGGCCACCTGGGCTTCACGCCGCAGTCGGAGAACATCCTCGGCGGCAAGCGCGTCCAGGGCCGCGGCGAGGAGGCCGCCGACCGGCTCGTCGCCGACGCCCTCGCCCTGGCCGACGCCGGCGCCGTCGCCGTCGTCCTGGAGATGGTCCCCGCACCCGTGGCCGACCGGGTCACCGAGGTGCTGCCCGTCCCCACGATCGGGATCGGCGCCGGGAACGGCTGCGACGGGCAGGTCCTCGTCTGGACCGACATGGCCGGCATGGGGTCGTGGTCCCCCCGGTTCGCCCGCCGCTACGCCGAGCTGGGCGCCGCGCTCGGCGCGGCGACGCGCCAGTACGTCACGGAGGTGCGGACCCGGGCCTTCCCCGGGCCCGAGCACACCTACGAGAGCTGA
- a CDS encoding PspC domain-containing protein: protein MNDIRGGMRNQGLVRPRDTRVLAGVCAGLGRRFGLSPWVARLLFVLLLMVLPGSQLVVYPILWVLMPNEY from the coding sequence GTGAACGACATCCGAGGCGGCATGCGCAACCAGGGTCTGGTCCGCCCCCGCGACACCCGCGTCCTCGCGGGCGTGTGCGCGGGCCTGGGCCGGCGCTTCGGCCTGTCCCCGTGGGTGGCGCGGCTGCTGTTCGTCCTGCTGCTCATGGTCCTGCCCGGCAGCCAGCTCGTGGTCTACCCCATCCTGTGGGTCCTCATGCCCAACGAGTACTGA
- a CDS encoding MBL fold metallo-hydrolase, producing the protein MARGLEEVAPGVHVATAGLWATTSTVVVASDRSCLLVDPALTPAELDGLAATVAGRGWRVTAVLSTHPHWDHLLVPASLTGVAHLASAAAVRAAREGRTALVAEAAGSGTGSQAHLGVPDALPAGAAGDGPSVPTWPAVRLAEHRAHAPGHLTVVVPVARALLVGDMLSDREVPLLDLDAADPVTDYVAGLALLASLLPAADVVVPGHGTVATAAQARARLDADLRYLDGLAAGRPGTDPRLGDPWVRAEHERQADRLRGDPGPAAGPPPRDQGRDPGRP; encoded by the coding sequence GTGGCCCGCGGCCTCGAGGAGGTCGCGCCCGGTGTCCACGTGGCCACCGCAGGGCTGTGGGCGACCACGTCCACGGTCGTCGTCGCGTCGGACCGCTCCTGCCTCCTCGTCGACCCCGCGCTGACCCCCGCCGAGCTCGACGGCCTCGCCGCGACCGTCGCCGGGCGCGGCTGGCGGGTGACGGCGGTGCTGTCCACCCACCCGCACTGGGACCACCTCCTGGTGCCGGCGTCGCTGACCGGCGTGGCCCACCTCGCCTCGGCGGCCGCCGTGCGCGCGGCTAGGGAAGGCCGGACCGCGCTGGTCGCCGAGGCCGCCGGGAGCGGCACCGGGTCGCAGGCGCACCTCGGCGTCCCGGACGCCCTGCCCGCCGGGGCGGCCGGGGACGGGCCGTCCGTGCCGACCTGGCCCGCGGTCAGGCTCGCCGAGCATCGTGCGCACGCGCCGGGGCACCTCACGGTCGTCGTCCCCGTCGCGCGGGCGCTCCTCGTCGGCGACATGCTCTCGGACCGCGAGGTCCCCCTGCTCGACCTCGACGCGGCCGACCCGGTGACGGACTACGTCGCGGGGCTGGCGCTCCTGGCCTCCCTGCTGCCGGCAGCCGACGTGGTCGTGCCCGGGCACGGCACCGTCGCCACCGCCGCCCAGGCCCGCGCACGCCTCGACGCCGACCTGCGCTACCTCGACGGCCTGGCGGCCGGCCGTCCCGGCACCGACCCGCGCCTGGGCGACCCGTGGGTCAGGGCGGAGCACGAGCGTCAGGCGGACCGGCTCCGCGGTGACCCCGGACCTGCGGCAGGGCCGCCGCCGCGAGATCAGGGGCGGGATCCGGGTCGTCCCTGA
- the map gene encoding type I methionyl aminopeptidase, with the protein MLVDPMLADRAPRGTLTKGRVSPLREVPASIPRPEYVGRTGPERVSASEVKSPETIERIRRASRVAAQALAEVGRHVAPGVTTDELDRIGHEFMLDHGAYPSTLGYMGFPKSLCTSVNEVICHGIPDSTVLAEGDILNVDVTAYLDGVHGDLNAMFEVGEVDEESHLLVERTKVAMERGINAVRPGRAVNVIGRVIEAYARRFDYGVVRDFTGHGVGEAFHSGLIIPHYDSAPRYDDVIEPGMVFTIEPMLTLGEIDWVQWDDGWTVLTKDRSRSAQWEHTVVVTETGAEILTLP; encoded by the coding sequence ATGCTGGTGGACCCTATGCTCGCCGACCGCGCCCCCCGGGGCACCCTGACGAAGGGACGCGTCTCGCCGCTGCGGGAGGTGCCCGCGTCGATCCCGCGGCCGGAGTACGTCGGGCGCACGGGTCCGGAGCGGGTGAGCGCCTCCGAGGTGAAGTCGCCCGAGACGATCGAACGGATCCGGCGGGCCTCGCGCGTCGCGGCTCAGGCGCTGGCCGAGGTCGGCCGCCACGTCGCGCCGGGCGTGACGACGGACGAGCTGGACCGCATCGGCCACGAGTTCATGCTCGACCACGGCGCCTACCCCTCGACGCTGGGCTACATGGGCTTCCCCAAGTCGCTGTGCACGTCGGTCAACGAGGTGATCTGCCACGGCATCCCCGACTCGACCGTCCTGGCCGAGGGCGACATCCTCAACGTCGACGTCACCGCCTACCTCGACGGCGTCCACGGCGACCTCAACGCCATGTTCGAGGTGGGCGAGGTGGACGAGGAGTCCCACCTCCTCGTCGAGCGGACGAAGGTCGCCATGGAGCGCGGCATCAACGCCGTGCGCCCGGGGCGCGCCGTCAACGTCATCGGCCGGGTCATCGAGGCCTACGCCCGGCGGTTCGACTACGGCGTCGTGCGCGACTTCACCGGCCACGGCGTCGGCGAGGCGTTCCACTCCGGACTCATCATCCCCCACTACGACTCGGCCCCCCGCTACGACGACGTCATCGAGCCGGGCATGGTCTTCACGATCGAGCCGATGCTCACCCTCGGTGAGATCGACTGGGTCCAGTGGGACGACGGCTGGACCGTGCTGACCAAGGACCGCTCCCGCAGCGCCCAGTGGGAGCACACCGTCGTCGTCACCGAGACCGGCGCGGAGATCCTCACCCTGCCCTGA
- the yaaA gene encoding peroxide stress protein YaaA, with protein MLVLLPPSEGKTAPARGGPVDLARLAAPALAPARERVLDALAAVSAAPQGPSVLGVGPSLAPEVGRNTVLRTAPAAPAARVYTGVLHTAAGLAGLTGPARARAGRSVRILSGLWGVLAPADRIPAYRLSMGVALPGTGPLATYWREHLPAVLDEQADGDVVVDCRSATYAAAWRPGAAAQHVAVQVVRESGGRRQVVSHNAKHARGVLTRHLLVRPGRPPRTADQLAHAATELTGTAWGAVELTGTGRRRTLTLVEKD; from the coding sequence GTGCTCGTGCTGCTGCCGCCCTCCGAGGGCAAGACCGCCCCGGCCCGCGGCGGCCCGGTCGACCTCGCCCGTCTCGCCGCCCCTGCCCTGGCGCCCGCCCGGGAGCGCGTCCTCGACGCCCTCGCCGCCGTCTCCGCAGCACCGCAGGGGCCGTCCGTGCTGGGGGTCGGCCCGTCGCTCGCGCCCGAGGTCGGGCGGAACACCGTCCTGCGCACCGCGCCCGCGGCGCCGGCCGCCCGGGTCTACACCGGGGTGCTGCACACCGCGGCCGGTCTGGCCGGCCTCACCGGCCCGGCCCGCGCCCGCGCCGGCCGCTCGGTGCGGATCCTCTCCGGGCTCTGGGGCGTCCTGGCGCCGGCGGACCGCATCCCCGCCTACCGGCTCTCCATGGGCGTCGCCCTGCCCGGGACGGGACCGCTGGCGACGTACTGGCGCGAGCACCTGCCCGCGGTCCTGGACGAGCAGGCTGACGGCGACGTCGTCGTGGACTGCCGGTCGGCGACCTATGCCGCCGCGTGGCGGCCCGGAGCCGCGGCCCAGCACGTGGCGGTCCAGGTGGTGCGCGAGTCCGGCGGACGGCGCCAGGTGGTCTCCCACAACGCCAAGCACGCCCGCGGGGTGCTCACCCGCCACCTGCTGGTCCGGCCCGGCCGACCGCCGCGCACCGCCGACCAGCTCGCCCACGCCGCCACGGAGCTGACGGGCACCGCATGGGGGGCGGTGGAGCTGACAGGCACGGGACGGCGGCGCACCCTCACCCTCGTCGAGAAGGACTGA